One part of the Chryseobacterium sp. 7 genome encodes these proteins:
- a CDS encoding alpha/beta fold hydrolase, with product MNTTLNFCKKLLSVISFVIFMGMGLSSLKAQNNTIGEKDFENAAVRSAFQHTKKIRAGLLDIGYAEIGPENGKPVILLHGWPYDIHSFEQSSGMLAEKGYRVLVPYLRGYGTTTFVSPNTKRNGQQSAVALDIIAFMDALKIDKAIIGGFDWGARTADIMAALWPRRCTGLVAVSGYLIGSPKANEKPLPPNAELLWWYQYYFSTERGYKGYKANTLAFNKLIWKTASPKWAFDDQTYERSAAAFNNPDHVDIVIHNYRWRLGLAKGEKQYDVLEAKLAKSPSITVPTVTLEGDANGAAFPAPENYASKYTGKYAHHTLKGGIGHNLPQEAPKAFADAIIEVDSMSQSK from the coding sequence ATGAATACTACATTGAACTTCTGTAAAAAATTATTATCCGTTATTTCCTTCGTTATTTTTATGGGAATGGGATTATCTTCTCTAAAAGCACAGAATAATACCATTGGAGAAAAAGACTTTGAAAATGCAGCGGTCCGGTCAGCTTTTCAGCATACGAAAAAAATCAGAGCCGGGTTATTGGATATAGGTTATGCAGAAATAGGACCCGAAAATGGGAAGCCGGTAATCCTTCTTCATGGCTGGCCGTATGATATTCATAGTTTCGAGCAGTCTTCAGGGATGCTTGCAGAAAAAGGCTACCGCGTTTTAGTACCTTATCTGAGAGGGTACGGAACCACTACTTTCGTATCACCTAATACAAAACGTAACGGTCAACAGAGCGCTGTGGCATTGGATATCATTGCTTTTATGGATGCGCTTAAAATAGATAAAGCCATCATTGGCGGTTTTGACTGGGGAGCCAGAACGGCAGATATCATGGCAGCACTGTGGCCAAGGCGTTGCACCGGATTGGTAGCAGTAAGCGGATACTTAATTGGAAGTCCAAAGGCCAACGAAAAGCCTCTGCCGCCCAATGCTGAACTTTTATGGTGGTACCAGTATTATTTTTCCACCGAAAGAGGGTATAAGGGGTATAAAGCCAATACTTTAGCATTTAATAAATTAATCTGGAAAACAGCTTCTCCAAAGTGGGCTTTTGATGACCAAACCTACGAACGCTCAGCCGCAGCATTCAATAATCCTGATCACGTTGATATTGTCATTCACAATTACCGCTGGCGTTTAGGATTAGCTAAAGGAGAAAAACAATACGATGTGCTTGAAGCCAAATTGGCAAAATCTCCGTCTATTACAGTTCCAACAGTTACTTTGGAAGGTGACGCCAACGGTGCTGCGTTTCCTGCACCGGAAAATTATGCGTCTAAATATACGGGCAAATATGCACATCACACCCTAAAGGGCGGTATTGGACATAATTTGCCGCAGGAGGCTCCCAAAGCATTTGCAGATGCAATTATAGAGGTAGATTCTATGTCACAGTCTAAATAA